The following proteins are encoded in a genomic region of Bacillus sp. FJAT-22090:
- a CDS encoding branched-chain amino acid ABC transporter permease, which produces MELIINLLINGLATGMLIFLLAAGLTLIFGLMDVLNFAHGGLFAWGAFSGVWFYGLTDSFTIAILGAILTGIVLGFITEKLIITPVYGNHIQQILITLGFMIVLSEMLKVVFGPNQIAAKTPPLLSGSWEVGDVIIIKYRLFIILIGFLVFGVFQFILKRTKIGLIVRAGVMNKEMVQALGINIKQVFLYVFMVGAGLAALGGVLMAPYSGVIYAEMGMEFAILAFIVVVIGGMGSFPGSLLAAILVGLAGSFMAYYVPALSLAVNMMLMAIVLIFRPQGLFTAKG; this is translated from the coding sequence ATGGAACTAATCATCAATTTATTGATAAATGGCTTAGCTACTGGGATGCTAATATTTCTATTGGCTGCTGGTTTAACGTTAATCTTTGGCTTAATGGATGTTTTAAACTTTGCTCATGGTGGGTTATTTGCATGGGGAGCCTTCTCTGGAGTCTGGTTTTATGGATTAACTGACAGTTTTACTATTGCCATCCTAGGAGCTATTTTAACGGGTATAGTGCTTGGATTTATAACGGAGAAACTCATTATTACTCCCGTTTACGGTAATCACATTCAACAAATTTTGATCACATTAGGTTTTATGATCGTTTTATCAGAAATGTTGAAGGTTGTTTTCGGACCAAATCAAATTGCGGCAAAAACTCCTCCTTTATTATCCGGGAGCTGGGAAGTTGGCGATGTCATCATTATCAAATATCGCTTATTTATCATATTGATAGGCTTTCTAGTATTTGGCGTTTTCCAGTTTATACTGAAGCGTACTAAAATTGGTTTGATCGTACGTGCAGGAGTTATGAACAAAGAAATGGTTCAAGCGCTTGGTATAAATATCAAACAAGTTTTCTTATACGTGTTTATGGTAGGAGCTGGTCTTGCAGCATTGGGCGGCGTACTTATGGCTCCTTATTCTGGGGTAATTTATGCAGAAATGGGTATGGAATTTGCGATTTTAGCATTTATAGTCGTAGTCATTGGTGGTATGGGAAGTTTTCCTGGATCTCTACTTGCCGCAATACTTGTTGGTCTTGCAGGCAGCTTCATGGCGTACTATGTTCCAGCTTTATCACTTGCGGTCAATATGATGCTAATGGCAATCGTATTAATTTTCCGTCCACAAGGTTTGTTTACTGCGAAAGGATGA
- a CDS encoding substrate-binding domain-containing protein, protein MTKKWGLLLTLLFVLIVSAACSEKATTTTEKEKDETTPVTSEVTEEGGTIKVGVLASLTGALESYGKQTKNGFELGLEYATDGTMEVAGKKIEVVFEDTETKPEVAVQKATKLLEEDEVDFLVGSSSSGDTLAVLPLAEEYEKIMIVEPAVADSITGSEYNPYIFRTGRNSSQDAVAGAAAIAKPGVKIATFAPDYSFGWDGIAAFKAAAEKLGAEVVLEEYADPAATDFTSNLQKIIQEKPDYLFVVWAGANSPWNQIADLKLQEKGIKISTGAPDIPALSVMEPLVGMEGFSVYYHTLPDNEINTWLVDEHKKRFNGEVPDLFTPGGMSAAIAIVEALKKSEGNADGNELIKVMEGMSFETPKGTMTFRPEDHQALQSLYSIKLEKQDGVDYPVPVLIRELSPEETEPPILNNK, encoded by the coding sequence ATGACAAAAAAATGGGGATTATTGTTAACGCTATTATTCGTTCTAATTGTCAGTGCTGCATGTAGCGAAAAAGCTACTACAACAACAGAAAAAGAAAAGGACGAAACAACTCCAGTTACAAGTGAAGTGACTGAAGAAGGCGGTACTATCAAAGTTGGGGTACTTGCTTCTTTAACTGGTGCTCTTGAGTCTTATGGTAAACAAACGAAAAATGGATTTGAGTTAGGTCTTGAATATGCTACCGATGGAACAATGGAAGTAGCAGGCAAAAAAATCGAAGTTGTTTTTGAAGACACAGAAACAAAACCTGAAGTAGCAGTTCAAAAAGCAACAAAGCTTTTGGAAGAAGATGAAGTAGATTTCTTAGTAGGATCCTCTAGCTCAGGTGATACATTAGCTGTCCTTCCTCTAGCAGAAGAATATGAAAAAATTATGATCGTTGAGCCAGCTGTTGCTGACAGTATTACAGGTTCAGAATACAATCCATACATTTTTAGAACTGGTCGTAACTCCTCACAAGATGCTGTAGCAGGTGCTGCTGCAATCGCTAAACCAGGAGTAAAAATTGCTACGTTTGCACCAGATTATTCATTTGGATGGGATGGAATAGCTGCATTTAAAGCGGCTGCAGAAAAATTAGGAGCAGAGGTAGTGTTGGAAGAGTACGCTGATCCAGCTGCTACTGACTTTACTTCTAACTTACAAAAGATTATCCAAGAAAAGCCTGACTACTTATTTGTTGTGTGGGCAGGTGCAAACTCTCCTTGGAATCAAATTGCTGACTTAAAACTACAAGAAAAAGGTATTAAAATTTCAACAGGAGCTCCTGATATTCCTGCATTATCCGTAATGGAACCATTAGTTGGTATGGAAGGCTTCTCTGTTTACTATCATACACTTCCTGATAATGAAATTAATACTTGGTTAGTAGATGAACACAAAAAACGTTTTAACGGTGAAGTTCCTGACTTATTTACTCCAGGAGGAATGTCTGCTGCAATTGCAATTGTAGAGGCTTTGAAAAAATCTGAAGGAAATGCAGATGGTAATGAGCTGATCAAGGTAATGGAAGGTATGTCATTTGAGACGCCAAAAGGAACAATGACATTCAGACCAGAAGATCATCAAGCATTACAATCTCTTTACTCTATTAAACTAGAAAAACAAGATGGTGTTGACTATCCTGTTCCAGTTTTAATAAGAGAGCTATCTCCAGAAGAAACAGAACCACCGATTTTGAATAATAAATAA
- a CDS encoding ABC transporter ATP-binding protein — MSILLKVENVHTYIGQYHILQGVSFVAKEGEVSVLLGRNGAGKTTTLKTIMGLTPANSGSIVFQDKDITKNATHHIASNGIGYVPEDQGIFGALTVEENIKVAMRKEDDSALARQEYVLELFPDLKKYWKKEGGHLSGGQKQMLSMARAFVNESKLLLIDEPSKGLAPVVIEKVMEAIIEMKKQTTIILVEQNFIMASRIGDTYTLIDDGETVQSGQMSELIQNEELKRKYLGIG, encoded by the coding sequence ATGAGCATCTTGCTTAAAGTAGAAAATGTTCACACGTATATAGGGCAATATCACATTTTACAAGGTGTTTCATTTGTAGCGAAAGAAGGAGAAGTAAGTGTTTTACTAGGTAGAAATGGAGCCGGAAAAACAACTACTTTAAAAACAATCATGGGATTGACTCCTGCTAATTCAGGTTCCATTGTTTTTCAAGATAAAGATATAACTAAAAATGCGACTCATCATATTGCTTCAAATGGCATTGGATATGTTCCGGAGGATCAAGGAATATTTGGTGCACTTACGGTAGAAGAAAATATCAAAGTTGCTATGCGAAAAGAAGATGATAGTGCACTTGCAAGACAGGAATACGTACTGGAGTTATTCCCAGATCTTAAGAAGTATTGGAAAAAGGAAGGCGGACATCTATCTGGTGGTCAAAAGCAAATGCTATCAATGGCAAGAGCTTTTGTTAACGAGAGTAAACTACTGTTAATAGATGAGCCATCTAAAGGCCTTGCACCAGTTGTCATCGAAAAAGTGATGGAAGCTATAATTGAAATGAAAAAACAAACTACAATTATATTAGTAGAACAAAATTTTATTATGGCTAGTAGAATTGGCGATACATACACACTAATAGATGATGGCGAGACCGTACAATCTGGTCAAATGAGTGAGTTAATACAGAATGAAGAGCTAAAACGTAAGTATTTAGGAATTGGGTGA
- a CDS encoding ABC transporter ATP-binding protein, with amino-acid sequence MEPILRTENLTIKFGGQTAVDHVNFSMPAKHFKSIIGPNGAGKTTFFNLLSGELNPTEGDVFFRGESMSKYSSVQRTRKGLGRSFQITNVFPNLTVIENVRLAVQSKENIRYQILRHFTSYKDLHIQAEKLLEIVLLSSKANAFANQLSHGEKRKLEIAMLLALDTEVLLLDEPTAGMSLEEVPAILDVIKQIKQTGEKTILLIEHKMDMIMDLSDSIMVLFNGRLLADGTPTEIMNNETVQHAYLGGLYDEHLA; translated from the coding sequence ATGGAACCTATACTGAGAACTGAAAATCTAACCATTAAGTTTGGTGGTCAAACTGCTGTTGACCATGTTAATTTTTCTATGCCAGCAAAACATTTCAAGTCTATTATTGGACCAAATGGTGCAGGAAAAACTACTTTTTTTAATTTATTGAGTGGTGAGTTAAACCCTACAGAGGGCGATGTGTTTTTTAGAGGTGAATCAATGTCTAAATATTCCTCCGTTCAACGAACAAGAAAAGGGCTTGGTCGTTCTTTTCAAATTACAAATGTATTTCCAAATTTAACGGTAATAGAAAATGTTCGTTTAGCTGTTCAATCCAAAGAAAATATTCGTTATCAAATTCTTCGGCATTTTACATCATATAAAGACTTGCATATACAGGCTGAAAAGCTTTTAGAAATAGTTTTGCTTTCTAGTAAAGCAAATGCTTTTGCAAATCAACTATCACATGGAGAAAAACGAAAACTAGAAATTGCGATGTTACTTGCTTTAGATACAGAAGTATTACTGTTGGACGAACCAACTGCTGGAATGTCCTTAGAAGAAGTCCCTGCCATTTTAGATGTCATCAAACAGATTAAACAAACGGGTGAAAAGACGATTTTATTGATTGAACATAAAATGGATATGATTATGGATTTATCTGATTCTATTATGGTTTTATTTAACGGTAGATTACTAGCGGATGGTACACCTACAGAAATTATGAATAATGAAACCGTTCAACATGCATATTTAGGAGGGTTGTACGATGAGCATCTTGCTTAA